Proteins encoded together in one Xenopus laevis strain J_2021 chromosome 6L, Xenopus_laevis_v10.1, whole genome shotgun sequence window:
- the msrb2.L gene encoding methionine-R-sulfoxide reductase B2, mitochondrial: MSRLLKGFRLLLGVREHCLRSLTVTQRPPAWSQVRMAHTGADLGSLTRYDDSAVSTDWQKKLTPEQYYVTREKGTELPFSGIYLNNTEKGMYHCVCCSAPLFSSEKKYNSGTGWPSFSEAYGAQEADESNTNVLRRLDNSLGSTGTEVICKECDAHLGHVFEDGPPPHGQRFCINSVALTFVASSM; the protein is encoded by the exons ATGAGCCGCTTGCTGAAAGGCTTTAGACTGCTGCTGGGGGTGAGAGAGCACTGCCTCAGATCTCTGACTGTAACACAGAGACCCCCAGCCTGGAGCCAAGTGAGAATGGCGCACACAGGAGCAG ATTTAGGGTCTCTGACAAGGTACGACGATTCAGCAGTGTCCACCGACTGGCAGAAGAAACTCACTCCTGAGCAATATTATGTGACGAGAGAGAAAGGAACAGAGTTG CCTTTCAGCGGTATCTACCTGAACAATACAGAGAAAGGGATGTATCATTGCGTTTGCTGCAGCGCCCCGCTGTTCAG CTCTGAAAAGAAGTACAACTCTGGGACAGGGTGGCCTTCCTTCTCCGAGGCGTATGGAGCACAAGAGGCTGATGAGAGCAATACTAATGTACTGAGGCGGCTGGATAACTCTCTGGGTTCCACAGGCACTGAAGTCATTTGCAAAGAG TGTGATGCTCATCTTGGCCATGTGTTTGAAGACGGACCTCCGCCCCATGGTCAGAGGTTCTGTATCAACAGCGTCGCATTGACTTTTGTAGCTAGTTCAATGTAA